In Candidatus Latescibacter sp., one DNA window encodes the following:
- a CDS encoding HEAT repeat domain-containing protein — MSIKILQRSIMKSKYIFKIQVFTLFIIFCGSLSKAFSQNSSNLKITESDLKVLENGDLNSAARVLYRMRQIYKNEGNKQIIQAIPALIKRANNDLSFMEKEKGIFDGEGELLGDVIWALSVTGDERVEPVLLDVMLSDKVFSSNTSKGFLNIGHSALKKILEALKSVNVNKKRSVALTLAQMSEFDTAGTYFTENDKKIIQEEMLKLIKEENELTRNAAVRALGYFGDKSTIPILTRIIHKIFTH, encoded by the coding sequence ATGAGTATTAAAATTCTTCAGAGAAGCATTATGAAAAGTAAATACATTTTCAAAATTCAAGTATTCACACTTTTTATTATATTCTGCGGATCCTTGTCAAAAGCATTTTCTCAGAATAGTTCTAACCTTAAAATTACTGAATCTGATTTGAAGGTTCTTGAAAATGGAGATTTAAATTCTGCTGCTAGAGTACTTTATAGAATGCGGCAAATATATAAAAATGAAGGAAACAAACAAATCATTCAAGCGATTCCTGCATTGATAAAAAGAGCGAATAATGATTTAAGTTTTATGGAGAAGGAAAAAGGGATTTTTGACGGGGAAGGTGAATTATTGGGTGATGTAATATGGGCTTTATCAGTTACTGGAGATGAAAGAGTAGAACCCGTTTTACTTGATGTAATGTTATCTGATAAAGTATTTTCATCGAATACTTCCAAAGGTTTTTTAAACATTGGACATTCAGCATTAAAAAAAATATTGGAGGCATTGAAAAGCGTTAATGTTAATAAAAAACGTTCTGTTGCGCTGACACTTGCACAGATGAGTGAATTTGATACAGCCGGTACTTACTTTACTGAGAATGATAAAAAAATAATTCAAGAAGAAATGTTGAAGCTGATAAAGGAAGAAAACGAATTAACGAGAAACGCAGCAGTAAGGGCATTAGGTTATTTTGGGGATAAATCGACTATTCCAATTTTAACCCGGATTATTCACAAAATTTTTACGCATTAA